A stretch of the Bradyrhizobium arachidis genome encodes the following:
- a CDS encoding neutral zinc metallopeptidase yields MRIDDLPQSDRIEDRRRGGLRGLPGGRGGLGIGTVVVLGLIGWALGIDPRILIQGAETMTGNDGASQQTSAGSSGAPSDSMGHFVSAVLGSTEVQWTAIFSQAGKRYEPPTLVMFSGATQSGCGSAQSAMGPFYCPIDRKVYLDTSFFQDLERRFRGCDAGSKGCQFSQAYVIAHEIGHHVQNQLGLLSRVQEQQRGMDKAEANGLQVRVELQADCLAGVWANRAEEKWRFIEPGDVEAAMQTASAIGDDRLQRQSQGYIVPDAFTHGTSAQRTRWFMAGLKSGEVGSCDTFRSSQL; encoded by the coding sequence ATGCGTATCGATGATTTACCACAAAGTGATCGAATTGAAGATCGACGGCGCGGCGGATTGCGCGGTCTTCCCGGAGGAAGAGGCGGGCTCGGCATTGGTACCGTTGTGGTGCTTGGCTTGATTGGCTGGGCTCTCGGCATCGATCCGCGCATTCTCATCCAAGGCGCCGAAACCATGACGGGAAACGATGGCGCCTCACAACAAACGAGTGCCGGCAGCTCCGGCGCCCCATCCGATTCCATGGGCCACTTCGTTTCCGCCGTGCTCGGCAGCACGGAAGTGCAGTGGACTGCCATTTTTTCTCAAGCGGGAAAGCGATACGAGCCGCCAACTCTGGTGATGTTTTCCGGCGCCACCCAGTCCGGTTGCGGATCTGCTCAATCCGCAATGGGACCCTTCTACTGCCCGATCGATCGCAAGGTGTACCTCGATACGAGCTTCTTTCAGGACCTCGAACGACGCTTCCGTGGCTGCGACGCTGGCAGCAAGGGCTGCCAGTTCTCTCAGGCCTATGTCATCGCACATGAGATTGGGCACCACGTTCAGAACCAACTCGGGCTCTTGTCCCGGGTGCAGGAGCAACAACGCGGGATGGACAAGGCGGAAGCCAACGGCCTGCAGGTTCGGGTCGAACTCCAGGCAGACTGCCTCGCCGGCGTTTGGGCAAACCGCGCCGAAGAAAAATGGCGGTTTATCGAACCCGGCGACGTTGAAGCGGCGATGCAGACCGCTTCGGCGATCGGAGATGATCGATTACAGCGGCAGTCCCAAGGCTATATCGTTCCGGACGCTTTCACGCATGGCACATCAGCACAACGCACGCGCTGGTTTATGGCAGGTCTGAAATCGGGGGAGGTTG